ATCCTTGTGTTCTTCTATTTTCTCTTTCAATTTTTGTCCGCTTACCTCCCCAGTTGACTGAAGGAGGTTTTCGACCGTTTCAAATTGATGCAACAGTTTAAGGGCCGTTTTCTCGCCAACCCCAGGAATCCCGGGAATATTGTCGGAAGCATCTCCCATCAGCCCTTTTAAATCAATGATCTGCATAGGGGATAGCCCGTACTTTTCATGTATATGCTTTGGCGTATATTCCTCAATTTCAGTAATTCCCTTTTTCGTTATCGAAACCGTCGTACTAGGGGAAGCGAGTTGCGTCAAATCCTTATCACCGGAAATGACTTTGACTTCGAATCCATCTTTTTCTGCTTGTAACGACAGTGTACCGATAATATCATCCGCTTCGTAATTCTCCAGTTCATATCGTTTGATTTGAAAACAATCGAGTAATTCGCGAATGAAAGGAAATTGCTCGGACAGTTCAGGCGGCGTTTTCTGGCGTCCGCCTTTATATTCCTTGAAGGTCGCATGCCTGAATGTCGTCTTGCCCGCATCAAACGCTACAAGTATATGCGTCGGTTTTTCCTCCGCGAGTATGCGGTTGAGCATCATCGTGAATCCGTAAACGGAATTCGTGTGCACCCCTTTATCATTATTCAGGAGCGGAAGCGCAAAAAATGCTCGGTAAGCAATGCTGTTCCCATCTATGAGTACTAATTTTTTATCCATATCCGTCTACCTCCAGACCAACTGGTTTATGTATTTTCAGCTTCTATTCATACCGCAAAAAAGCCGTTCATTTTCTCCCTCTATTCTACCATGAGTAGAAGCGGAAAGAAAAATGACGGCTATGCGATTATTTTGTATTCCCCATTAACAAGCTCGCATAAGGGGAATCCGATGGCAGTACGATGACCGTTTGATCGCCGATCGTTTTTTTGTAGGATTCAAGAGTCCGGTATAGTTTATAGAATTCCGGATCCTTGGAAAAGGACTTATTATAGATTTTCGCTGCTTCCCCTTCTCCTTCCGCCCTAATCACTTCGGCATTCGCCTCCGCAGTCGAGAGCAATTCCTTCACCTTCCGATCCGTATCCGCAATGATCCGGTTTTTCGTCGCGTCACCTTTGGACAGGTACTCCTGCGCTTTCGATTCACGCTCGGAAATCATCCTTTTGAAAACGGACGCTTCATTTTCAGCAGGTAAATCCGTCCTTTTTATCCGGACATCCGTCAAGCTGATGCCATAATGGTCATTTTGCAGCAGCGAGTTGACCTTTTCCGTTATGCGGTCATTTAAACTTCCTCTGGACGACTTCTCATCATTGATGATTTCATCATAATTCAATTGGCCCAGCTCTGAACGAACGGCTGAATAGATGAACTCCCCCATTTTCGTTTCCGCATTTTCTATCGTCCGTGCATTTGTAATCAACTTCTTGGGATCTTCGATTCTCCATACTGCGTAGTTATCGATCAGCATTCTTTTTTTATCTTTCGTATTGATTTCCGCCTCGGATACATCGGAACTCATTTGATACTTCGGCAAGGTCATTACGCTTTGGATGAATGGCGCTTTCACCTTTAATCCAGGGGTTTTGTCGATCCTTACAACCTCACCGAATTGACGGACGACTTTGTATTCTCCCTCTTTGACGATATAGACATTGGTGAATATGATCAGCAGCAGCACGATGAAAATAATGAAGAAAATGCCAATCCTGAAATAGCCCCTCCAATGAAAGTCGCCTTTTTTCAGCTCAGTGAAATCGATTATTTTCCCGCTCATTGTTTTGCGCCCCCTTCCGCTTTTCCTTCAGATGGATCCTGCTTTTTCGTTTCAGTATCAGAAGCCTTATCTTCGGAAGCTGGCGCTTTTTTCGTTTCCTCTTTTTCCAGGGAACGAAGCGGCAAATATTTCATCGTATTTCCATCATCATTCATGATATAAATCTCGGCATTCGGTAATACTTCTTCAAGTGTCTCAATAACAAGGCGGTCCTTCGTGATTCCCTTATTGCCTTTATACTCACTATATAGCTTTTCAAAAACAGCTACATCCCCGCGAGCGGACTCGGTACGGGCAGCTTTATCCCCGTTGGCCTGTGAAATGATGGCGTCTTTTTCCCCTTCCGCTTCATTCATCCGTTTATTTTCATATTTTTCAGCTTCGTTTCGTTTCGTATTAGCCGTTTCACGAGCATCCGTCACGTTCGTGAACGCTTTCCGCACTTCTTCATTCGGTAACTCGACATCCTGGAGCTTGACGGCAGAAATGGAAATCCCAACATCATACTTCTCCATCAGCTGGGTCAATAATTCCCGTACATCCGCTTCGATTTGCGCTTTCCCGGAAGTGAGTGCATCATCGATTTCCGTGCTGCCGATGATGCTCCTTAATGCAGCAGAAGTGGTGTCATATAATATTTTTTCTGGGTCATCCGCATTATATAGATATTTTGGAGGGTCCGTGATTTTCCACTGAACAACCAGGTCGGCCAGCACGATATTTTCATCACCCGTAATCATTTTCGTCTCACTCGGGTAATCCTTCATCTCTCCGTCCTCTTCCTTATATCCGAACTTAAGGCTGAACGTTTCTTTCGATAGCTTCTCAACCGATTGTATCGGCCAAGGCAGTTTAACGTGAAGACCTGGTTCCGTGATCGTCTCCTTTACCTTACCAAACGTCATGATGACAGCCTGATCGGATTCATCGACCGTATACCAGGTCGATATCGCAACAACCCCCAAAATTAAAATAAGAAAAACAAGTCCTGTGATCGTATAGATCCTTTTTAAGCTAACGATATGTATCACCCCTTCTTTGCCGTTATATCTTATTTACGCAAGAAGGGGCCTAAAGTTTCATGAAAATGAAATATTTACCTGACTAAACAATTGGGAGATACCCACAATCGGACATGACACAAAATAAAAGACAGAGACGATTTGTCTCTGTCCTTGCTTAACTCCTTGGATGAGGGGCTGTACAATCATTGTATCCCGCCATTATGAAGTCGATTTTAAGGAATTGTAAAGGCTGTGTAAATTTACAAAGAACGATTTACATTTTTCCTTTTAAGCTTTTATTTAGTGTCACCGTAAATGTCGTGCCTGTGCCAGGTGTGCTTTCCACCCTGATATTCCCTTTATGGACTTCAATGATATGCTTGACGATCGCCAGGCCAATCCCCGTTCCGCCCGAATCACGGCTTCTTGCCTTATCAATGCGGTAAAACCTTTCAAAGATCCTCGGCAACTCCTTTTCGTCAATGCCAATCCCATTATCCTGAACGGTAATGTCCACAGTCTGTTCATTTTCAATGACATTCACGGACACCCGTCCGCCATTTGGCGTATAAGTCAATGCGTTCGTTATCAAATTAATGAACACCTGTTTGATTCTATCCGATTCCCCTTCGACATAAACATGGTCCGGCGATGCTTTAATTTCAAGCATCACTTCTTTTTGCTTCAGCTTCCCTATCAACATCTCCTGTATTTCCCCAAGAATTTTCGTTAAGTCAACGACGCCTGCTTTCAAAACGAATTCCTGTTGCTCCATCTTGGACAAATTCAAAAGCTCCTGAATCAGTTCTTGCAGCCGGTCGCTTTCTTTCAAAATGATCGATAAGAAGTGCTTCAATGTCTTTTCGTCTTTTAAGGCACCATCCAGCAATGTTTCGGAAAAGCCCTTAATGGAAGTAATCGGTGTCCTCAATTCATGTGAAACGTTCGCCACGAAATCCTTTCGCATTTGCTCGAGCCGCTTCAATTCGGTGATATCATGGAAAATGAGCAGGATTCCCTTCCATTCGTCATGATTTCCGATGATTGGCGCCCCATAAATTTCAAAATGCTTGCGCTCTATCTCAAGCGGCATTTTCACCTGCCGTTTTATCGTTTTTTCGGTTCGGAAAATCTCTTCGATGATCGAGATGACTTCCTGATCTTTAATGACCGAATAATATTCTTGAAACAAAAACGTAGCGGCATCCACACGGAAGCTTTTTTTGAATTCGCGATTGATTACGGTGGTATACCCCTTGCTGTCAATAAGCAGTACACCGCTACCGATATTTTCTACCAGCGTTTCCAACCGATCCTGATTCATTTCCCTCGCTATTTCGGTTTCTTGAAGGTTCCTTGCCAGTATGTTCAAGGACGTAGTCAGCATTCCCGTTTCATCGGAGTGCCGCTCCAACGTCCTAGTCCCATAATTCCCTTTGGCCAACTCAATGGCTGCCATCGTCGCTTCCTCGATCGGCCTGGTATAGTATGAAGTGATTTTACTGGCAAGCATGAGAATGATGATCAAAGCCACCCCTAAACAAATGATCAAAATTTGCCACATTTGCTTATTCACTTGATGAATGGCTTTGATTTCGTTGCTATGGACAACAAAACCCTCAATCTCGCCATCCTTTTCGACCGTCTTCCAATAATAATGAAGGTCCGAATCCCCTTCAACCACTTCATATCCTTCCCCATGCTTACGCCCTTTTTCCAA
This genomic stretch from Peribacillus muralis harbors:
- the hflC gene encoding protease modulator HflC, producing the protein MSGKIIDFTELKKGDFHWRGYFRIGIFFIIFIVLLLIIFTNVYIVKEGEYKVVRQFGEVVRIDKTPGLKVKAPFIQSVMTLPKYQMSSDVSEAEINTKDKKRMLIDNYAVWRIEDPKKLITNARTIENAETKMGEFIYSAVRSELGQLNYDEIINDEKSSRGSLNDRITEKVNSLLQNDHYGISLTDVRIKRTDLPAENEASVFKRMISERESKAQEYLSKGDATKNRIIADTDRKVKELLSTAEANAEVIRAEGEGEAAKIYNKSFSKDPEFYKLYRTLESYKKTIGDQTVIVLPSDSPYASLLMGNTK
- the hflK gene encoding FtsH protease activity modulator HflK; translation: MVSLKRIYTITGLVFLILILGVVAISTWYTVDESDQAVIMTFGKVKETITEPGLHVKLPWPIQSVEKLSKETFSLKFGYKEEDGEMKDYPSETKMITGDENIVLADLVVQWKITDPPKYLYNADDPEKILYDTTSAALRSIIGSTEIDDALTSGKAQIEADVRELLTQLMEKYDVGISISAVKLQDVELPNEEVRKAFTNVTDARETANTKRNEAEKYENKRMNEAEGEKDAIISQANGDKAARTESARGDVAVFEKLYSEYKGNKGITKDRLVIETLEEVLPNAEIYIMNDDGNTMKYLPLRSLEKEETKKAPASEDKASDTETKKQDPSEGKAEGGAKQ
- the pnpS gene encoding two-component system histidine kinase PnpS, translated to MTTYRKKLLFTLITLVMVVLMAVGFLLGHLFKSYYIKTFNERIQNETFFISTYIQEHGGIASFLEKGKTEKLTPLLDSNLTILSTNGDILYDSTSSNEILKNHEKVLREITLEKGRKHGEGYEVVEGDSDLHYYWKTVEKDGEIEGFVVHSNEIKAIHQVNKQMWQILIICLGVALIIILMLASKITSYYTRPIEEATMAAIELAKGNYGTRTLERHSDETGMLTTSLNILARNLQETEIAREMNQDRLETLVENIGSGVLLIDSKGYTTVINREFKKSFRVDAATFLFQEYYSVIKDQEVISIIEEIFRTEKTIKRQVKMPLEIERKHFEIYGAPIIGNHDEWKGILLIFHDITELKRLEQMRKDFVANVSHELRTPITSIKGFSETLLDGALKDEKTLKHFLSIILKESDRLQELIQELLNLSKMEQQEFVLKAGVVDLTKILGEIQEMLIGKLKQKEVMLEIKASPDHVYVEGESDRIKQVFINLITNALTYTPNGGRVSVNVIENEQTVDITVQDNGIGIDEKELPRIFERFYRIDKARSRDSGGTGIGLAIVKHIIEVHKGNIRVESTPGTGTTFTVTLNKSLKGKM